A window of Stenotrophomonas indicatrix genomic DNA:
CGGCCAGTGCGGCAGCCACCTGGCCCAGGAAGATCGCCAGCGGGAAGTTCCACGGGCTGATGCAGACGAACACGCCGCGGCCATGCAGCTGCAGTTCGTTGGATTCGCCGGTCGGGCTGGGCAGCTTCTCGGCGTGACTGAACTGCTCGCGTGCCTGCTTGGCGTAGTAGCGCAGGAAGTCCACGGCTTCGCGTACTTCGGCGATGCCGTCGGGCAGGCTCTTGCCGGCTTCCTTCACGCACAGCGCCATGAATTCGGGCATGCGCGCTTCCAGCTGGTCGGCGGCGTGCTCGAGGATGGCGGCGCGGCTGGCGGCCGGGGTGCGGTTCCAGGCCGGCTGTGCGGCCACGGCATTGGCCAGCGCCTTCTGCACGGTGGCGGCATCGGCCGCCTGCCACTGGCCGACCACTTCACGGGTGTCGGCCGGGTTGGTCACCGGCAGCGAGGCACCGGTCGGGTTCGCGCCCGGCACCAGCGGTGCGGCCTGCCAAGGCTTCACTGCAGCGTTGAGCTGCTCGGCCAAGGCGCGCAGTTCGTTGTCGTTGGCGAGGTTGGCGCCCATGGAATTCTTCCTGTCGTGGTTCTGGCTGCGCAGCAGGTCAACCGGCAGCGGGATCTTGGGATGCGGAATCGATTCGAACGAGGACACCATCTCAACCGGATCGCGGACCAGGTCGGCGATCGGCACGCGCTCGTCGGTGATGCGGTTGACGAAGCTGGAGTTGGCGCCGTTTTCCAGCAGGCGACGCACCAGGTACGGCAGCAGGTCTTCATGCGAACCGACCGGCGCGTACACGCGGCAGGGCAGGCCAAGGCGATCGGCCGGCACTACTTCGGCGTACAGGTCATCACCCATGCCGTGCAGCTTCTGGTGCTCGTAGACGCCACCGTTGGCGATGCTGCGCACTGCGGCGATGGTGTGTGCGTTGTGCGTGGCGAACATCGGGTAGATCGCGTCGGCATGGGTAAACAGACGCTTGGCACACGCCAGATAGGACACGTCGGTGTTCTGCTTGCGGGTGAACACCGGGTAGCCGGCATAGCCTTCGATCTGCGCGCGCTTGATCTCGGCGTCCCAGTAGGCACCCTTGACCAGGCGCACCTGCAGGCGACGACCGGCGCGACGCGCCATGTCGGCCAGGTGGTCGATCGTGTACGGCGTACGCTTCTGGTAAGCCTGCACGACCACGCCGAAGCCATCCCAGCCGGCCAGCGAGGCATCGCAGAACACCTGCTCGATGATGTCCAGCGACAGTTCCAGGCGATCGGACTCTTCGGCGTCGACGGTGCAGCCGATGCCGTAGCTCTTGGCCAGCTGCGCCAGTTCCAGCACGCCGGGCACCAAGTCCTTCAGCACGCGCGCGCGCTTGGCGTGCTCGTAGCGCGGGTACAGCGCCGACAGCTTGATCGAGATGCCCGGTGCGTTGTTGACGTCGCTATCGGCACGGCCACCGCGCGCCTTGTGGTCACCACCGATGGCGTGGATCGCACGACGGTAGTCTTCCAGGTAACGCAGGGCGTCCTTCATGGTCAGCGCGCCTTCGCCGAGCATGTCGAACGAGTAGCGATAGCTGGCGCTGTCGCCCTTGTGCGAGCGTGCCAGCGCTTCGCCGATGGTGCGGCCCATGACGAACTGGTGGCCCATGATCTTCATCGCCTGGCGCACGGCCAGGCGTACCACCGGCTCACCGACGCGGCCGACCAGGCGCTTGAACGCGCTGGGTGCATCGGCGCGGGTGGCGTCGTTCATCTGCACCAGCTTGCCGGTCAGCATCAGGCCCCAGGTGGAGGCGTTGACCAGCACCGAGTCGCTGCCGCCCAGGTGTTTTTCCCAGTCGGCATCGGCCAGCTTGTCGCGGATCAGCTTGTCGGCGGTCTCCTGGTCCGGAATGCGCAGCAGCGCCTCGGCCACGCACATCAGCAGCACGCCTTCCTCGCTGCCCAGGTCGTACTGGCGCATGAAGGCTTCGATCGCGCCCTGGTCCTTGGCGCGCACACGCACCCGGGCGACCAGGTCGGCGGCCAGCGCCTGCACCTTGGCCTGCTCGTCGGCCGGCAGGCGCGCCTGCGCCAGCAGTTCGCGCACATGGCTGGCCTCGTCCTTCAGCCAACCATCGGTAATGGCCTGGCGGAACGGGTTGGGGGACGCCGGCAGTTCCGGCGACAGCAGCGCCGAGTGACGCGGGGCGTCGCTGGCGGCAATGGGAGAGGAGGGTGCGTTCATGCCGGTCCGGCCAGTGGAAAACTTGGCGATTTTAATCATTTTTTCGACTTCAGGAAGGCCCGCGCAGCCACCTTCATGAATGCTGATAGCCCCTAGCGGTGGTGGATTCAGCGTGTTCAGCAAAGTCGGGCCCTTTTGTGCCGAATTCGTCATTCGTTCCGCTGGGTCCATGCTGTATTGCAGCATCGGAAAAAGTGTGAATGCACCCTTGCTACCGGCGAGAGGGCAGGGCTACCATCGAGACGTTTCCCGCGGCAGGAACGCGGTTGCGACATGATCGAGGTGCTTACAGCTCCGGATGGGTCAGGTACGCAGCTGCGACTGCGTCCCCCACGGGCGCTCGATGCCCGGCAGTTCGTCCTGTTGTTTGCTGTGTTGTCGGGAGTGATGTGGCTGGTGTCCGCCTTCGGGTGGGTGGCCGGCAATGCATTCGCCCCCCTGTTCGCGCTGCTGTACAGCCTGTTGCTGGCAGCTGCGTTGCGCGCGTTGTGGCGCAGTGGTGAACGGCAGGAGGAAATCCGGGTAGTGCCGGCGTGCGTGGAGGTCATCCCCGTGCCCGGTGGATCGCCGGTGTTCCGGGCTCATCCGCACTGGGTGCGCCTGCTCACCGACGACCAGAGGGTCCGGCTGGCATCCAGCGGCCGGCAGGTGGAGGTGGGGAGTTTCCTCGCGCCGGCCGAACGTCAAACGCTTGTTGAAACGCTTGAAGATTTGCTCGCCGCCAGCGATGGCGGCAACCGACGACGCTAAGGGTCTAGGCAATGAAGCAAAGCAGAGGGTGGGGCACGAAGTGCGTTGCAATGGCCGCCGCGATGGGGGCCCTGCTGTCGATGCCGGGGACGGCGCTGGCCCAGGCGGCCGATCCAAAACCGTGGCAGTTGAACATGGGCAAGGGGGTGACCCAGACCTCGCGCCTGGCCTGGGAATCGAACAACCTTTCGCTGATCGTCTGTACGGTGATCGGCGTGATCGTGTTCGGCGCGATGGCCTACGCGATGTTCAAGTTCCGCAAGTCCAAGGGCGCGGTCGCTGCCACCTTCAGCCACAACACCAAGGCCGAAGTCATCTGGACGGTGATCCCGGTGATCATCCTGGTGGTGATGGCGTGGCCGGCAACGGCCAACCTGATCAAGATGTACGACACCCGCGATGCCGAGATGACGGTCAAGGTCACCGGCTACCAGTGGATGTGGAAGTACGAGTACCTGGGCGAGAACGTGACCTTCACCAGCCGCCTGGACCGCGAGTCCGACCGCATGCGGCAGAGTGGCAAGGTACCGACCCGCGAGAGCCATCCGCACTACCTGCTGGATGTCGACAACCGGCTGGTGCTGCCGGTGGACACCAAGGTGCGCTTCGTCATCACCTCCGACGATGTGATCCACGCTTGGTGGGTGCCGGCGCTGGGCTGGAAACAGGACGCCATTCCCGGCTTCATCAACGAAGCCTGGACCAGCATCGAGCAGCCCGGTGTCTACCGCGGCCAGTGCGCGGAGCTGTGCGGCAAGGACCATGGCTTCATGCCGATCGTGGTCGAGGCGGTGTCCAAGGAAGAATTCAAGCAGTGGCTGGCGCAGCGCAAACCGGCGCCTGCACCGGCAGCCCCTGCCGCGCCCGCCGAACCCACCGCACCTGCCAGTGAAACGCCGGCGCAGCCGGCGGCACCGGCAGCCGCCGAGGCCGGCAACACGCCTGCGGCGGCGGCCAGCGGAGCCTGATGTAACTGCCCGCGGCCGTATCGCGGCTGCGGCGACAACCGATCCTGAGAGGTGTTTTGCAATGGCGCACTCGGCAGTTGGGCACGACGATCACCATCACCCGCAGAGCTTCTTCGAGCGTTGGTTCTTCTCGACCAACCACAAGGACATCGGCACGCTGTACCTGGGTTTCAGCTTCATCATGTTCGTCATCGGCGCGTTCATGAGCGTGCTGATCCGGCTGGAACTGGCCCAGCCCGGCATCCAGTACATCCGTCCGGAAATCTTCAACCAGCTGACCACCGTGCACGCGCTGGTGATGATCTTCGGCGGGGTGATGCCGGCCTTCGTCGGCCTGGCCAACTGGATGATCCCACTGCAGATCGGCGCGCCGGACATGGCGCTGCCGCGCATGAACAACTGGTCGTTCTGGCTGTTGCCGGTGGCCTTCAGCCTGCTGCTGCTGACCTTCCTGCTGCCCGGTGGCGCGCCGGCCGGTGGCTGGACGCTGTACCCGCCGCTGTCGCTGCAGGGCGGCTACAACGTGGCGTTCACCGTGTTCGCCATCCACGTGGCCGGCATCAGTTCGATCATGGGCGCGATCAACATCATCGCCACGGTGCTGAACATGCGCGCGCCCGGCATCGATCTGCTGAAGATGCCGATCTTCTGCTGGGCCTGGCTGATCACCGCGTTCCTGCTGATCGCGGTGATGCCGGTGCTGGCCGGTGCGGTGACGATGCTGCTGACCGACAAGTTCTTCGGCACCAGCTTCTTCAATGCGGCCGGTGGTGGTGACCCGGTGATGTTCCAGCACATCTTCTGGTTCTTCGGCCATCCCGAGGTCTACATCATGATCCTGCCCGCCTTCGGCGTGGTCAGCGAGATCATCCCGACCTTCAGCCGCAAGCCGCTGTTCGGCTACCAGGCGATGGTCTACGCCACTGCGGCGATCGCGTTCCTGTCGTTCATCGTCTGGGCCCACCACATGTTCACCGTGGGCATGCCGCTGGGCGGTGAGATCTACTTCATGTTCGCCACCATGCTGATCTCGATCCCGACCGGGGTGAAGGTGTTCAACTGGGTCAGCACGATGTGGCGCGGCTCGCTCACGTTCGAAGCCCCCATGCTGTGGTCGGTGGCGTTCGTCATCCTGTTCACCATCGGCGGGTTCTCCGGACTGATGCTGGCGATCGTGGCCGCCGACTTCCAGTATCACGACACCTACTTCGTGGTCGCCCACTTCCACTACGTGCTGGTGACCGGCGCGGTGTTCGCGCTGATCGCGGCGGTGTACTACTGGTGGCCGAAGTGGACCGGGCGCATGTACAGCGAGAAGTGGGCCAAGGTGCACTTCTGGTGGTCGATCGTGTTCGTCAACCTGCTGTTCTTCCCGCAGCATTTCCTGGGCCTGGCCGGCATGCCGCGCCGCATCCCCGATTACTCGGTGGCGTTCGCCGACTGGAACCTGATCAGCTCGATCGGTGCGTTCGGCATGTTCGCCACGCCGTTCATGATGGCTGCGATCCTGCTGTCCTCGCTGCGCAATGGCGAGAAGGCCGAGGCCCGCTCCTGGGAAGGCGCGCGCGGTCTGGAGTGGACGCTGCCGTCGCCGGCACCGGCGCACACCTTCACCACGCCGCCGACCATCCGCCCGGGTGACCTGGCCCACGACGATATCGGTCATTGAGGTGGTGCATGCATAACGAGAGCCCGATCACCCCGGCCAGAGCCGAGCCACGCGTGGCCGCAAGCGCATCGCCAGGCCTGCGGCCGGGCACCGCGCCGCTTTATGCGGAGCAGCGCCAGCGCGCCAAGCGCACCGCGTTGTGGGTGGGCGCGATCGCCGTGCTGGTGTACGTCGGCTTCATCCTCAGCGGCGTGATCGGTCGATGAGCGAAACACCGGCCACCGCTCCGTCACGCAGCGCCGGCCTGCCGCGCCTGATCGGCGTTGCGGTGGTGGTGTTCCTGCTGACGTTCTCGCTGGTACCGCTGTATCGCATCGCCTGCGAGAAGGTATTCGGCGTGCGCCTGGAACGTGGCCCGGGCAGCGAAGCCAGTACCGGTGCTGCCACCGGCAAGCGCACCGTGCGGGTGGAATTCGATGGTGGCGTCAATTCGCGGCTGCCGTGGTCGTTCCATCCCGAGCAGCTGACCATGGATGTGGTGCCTGGCGAGCTCAACGAGGCGCTGTACTTCGCCCGCAACGACAGCCAGCAGGCCGTGGTCGGCAGCGCGGTGCCGTCGGTGGCGCCGGCACGCGCGTCCGGGTTCTTCAGCAAGACCGAGTGCTTCTGCTTCACCGCGCAGACCCTGCAGGCCGGCGAGAAGCGTGACATGCCGGTGCGCTTCATCGTCGATCCGGACCTGCCGCCGGAAATCCGCACGATCACCTTGTCCTACACCTTCTACCGCAACGATGCGTTGTCCGATCGGCTGGCGCCCGCCGCCACGTCGGAAGGCGCCCACGCTGCTCCCTGACCCGGATACCGACCATGGCCCAGACACCTACCGACGCCAACGTGTACTTCGTCCCGGCCCAGAGCAAGTGGCCGTTCGTCGGTTCCATCGCGATGATGGTGACCATGGTCGGCGTGGCCAGTTGGCTCAATGACGCCAGCTGGGGCCGCTGGACGTTCTACATCGGCGTGGCGATGCTGGTGCTGACCCTGTTCTGGTGGTTCAGCGATGTGGTGCGCGAGTCGCAGGCAGGCAACTACAACCGGCAGGTGGATGGTTCGTTCCGGATGGGGATGGTCTGGTTCATCTTCTCCGAAGTGATGTTCTTCGGTGCCTTCTTCGGTGCCCTGTTCTACACCCGCCACCTCGGCCTGTCGTGGTTGAGCGGCGAAGGGCGCGGGGTGATGACCAACGAGCTGCTGTGGCAGGGCTACTCGGCCGGCTGGCCGACCAATGGCCCGGCAGCGATCGGTGGCGCGTTCCAGACGATCCCGGCCTGGGGCCTGCCGCTGATCAATACGCTGATCCTGCTGACCTCGGGCGTGACCCTGACCATCGCCCACCATGCGCTGAAGGCGGGCAACCGCCGCCAGCTGTTGATCTGGCTGGGCCTGACCGTGCTGCTCGGCTTGGGCTTCCTGACCCTGCAGGCCGAGGAGTACATCCACGCCTACAAGGAATTGAACCTGACGCTCGGCTCGGGCATCTACGGTTCGACCTTCTTCATGCTGACCGGCTTCCACGGCGCACACGTGCTGCTGGGAACGATCATGCTGATCGTGATGTGGCTGCGGTCGGCGAAGGGACACTTCACCCGCGACAACCATTTCGGCTTTGAAGCGGCCGCGTGGTACTGGCACTTCGTCGACGTGGTGTGGCTGATGCTGTTCCTGTTCGTCTACGTGCTTTGACCGCGCAGGCGTCGGCAGCGTCAGCCGCCAGCGCTGCCTGGCCTGATGGGGCGTCAGCCGCCGATGCCGTGCGGTTTGATCCAGCCCATGTAGATGCTGACGATCACCAGTACGATCAACGCCACCGACACTCCGATGCGGCGGGTCAGTGCATTGACCGTGCGCTTGGTCTGGCCGCGGTCCACCAGCAGGTAATACAGGCCGGCGCCCAGATTCCAGACGATGACGATCAGAAACGCGATTACCAGCAGGGTCTTCAGCGAATCACTCATGCGCGGCTCGAGGGCAGGGTGGATGTGCCTATCTGACCGCGTTTGCGCGGACTTGTCATGATGCGCCAGCACACGCGCCTGATCGGCTGGCTGATGGCGTTGCTGGCGATGGCCGGATTCACCGCGCTGGGGCTGTGGCAGCTGCAGCGGATGCAGGCCAAGCAGGCGTTGCTGGATGCACAGGGGCCAGCCGTGGCGCAGGCGCTGCCGTTGGCGCAGGCGCTGGCGGCGCAGGGCGCGCTGCATGGCGTGGCCGATCACGGTCGCTTCCTGCCGGGCGTGGTGCTGCTGGACAACCAGACCCGCCACGGCCGCGCCGGAGTGAAGATCTATCGTCCGTTCCGCAGCGATGCGGGCAGCTTGTTGCTGGTGGACCTTGGCTGGCGCGCGCTGCCGCCGGACCGCAGGTTGCCGGTGGTGCCGGCACCGCCGTCGCCGGTGGCCGTGCGAGGCCTGTTGGCGCCGCCCCCTTCGTCCGGGCTGGCGCTGGGGCCGGCGTTCACTACCACCGATGTTGCAGGGCGCTGGCTGGCCAGTCGCCTTCCCGCCGATGGCCTGGCTGCGGCACTGGGCCTGCCATCGTTGCCCGAGCGCGTGCTGCGGCTGGACCCGGCGCTGCCGTTCGGCGATGAGCGCGATCTCGACCTGCTGCCGAACACGCTGCCGCCGCAGCGCCACCTGGGTTACGCCGTGCAGTGGTTCGGGCTGGCGCTGACCGTGCTGGTGGTGGCGCTGGTACTGGAATGGCGCAGAAGACGGTCCGTTGCCCGGTAGTGCCGGCCGCTGGCCGGCATCCCTTTCCCAACCATGAGAAAATGCCCTGCATGAACACTGCTACCTCCCCGCAGGCGCGCGGCAACGGCCGCCGGACCCTGGTGCTGCTGTTCGCCGTTTTCTTCGGGGCGATGGCGCTGGCCGCCCTCCTGCGTTTCTCCGGCTGGCAGCCAACCGCGCACCGCAATGCAGGGCAATTGCTGAAGCCGCCGGTGGATCTGCGCCAGCAACCGCCGACGCTGGCCAATGGCGCGGCCTACCCCTGGAACCCCGAGGCGCGCACATGGCGCCTGTTGGTGGCCCCGGCCGGAGCCTGCGACGCGCAGTGCGTCACTTTGTCGCAGGGACTGGGCAAGGTGTGGCAGCTGTTCGGCCATAACGCCGATAATGTCGAGATCCTGTGGCTGGGAACGCCACCGGCGTCGATCGCCTCGCTGCCCGCGCTGCGGCCGCTGGCCCCGTCGCCAGCCCTGCGCGCGGCGCTGCCTGGCGTCGATGATCCGGCGGGTCTGCCGGTCTACGTGATCGATCCGAACGGCTTCGTGATCATGCGTCATGCCCCCGGGAGCGATCTCGGCGGTCTGCGCAAGGACATGGCCACGTTGCTGAAACTGAAGTGAGTCCCGTTTGATGAGCCTTTCCGCGCGTCCGGCGCTGCACCGCAATTTCCACCGCCTGGCGTGGTTCGCCATGATCATGACCGCGAGCACGATCATGTTCGGTGCCTTCGTGCGCCTGTCCGATGCCGGCCTGAGCTGCCCGGACTGGCCGACCTGCTATGGGCAGGCAACCTGGCCGCAGCACGTGGAAGAGACCATCGGCCACCCGGCAGCGGAGATCCGTCCGCTGGAAACACACAAGGCCTGGCGTGAGCAGGTGCACCGCTTCCTGGCCGGCGCGCTCGGCATCGAGATCCTGACCCTGGCCCTGCTGGCCACGCGCAAGCGGCGTTTCGGAAGCACGGCGGTGGTCACCGCCTGCGTGCTGGTGGCCGCGGGCATACCGCTGTACATGATGGGCTGGCATGGAACCGCCAGCGCACTGGCGCTGGTCGGCGAGGCCATCCTGCTGATCGCGGCGCTGCGCTGGAGCAACATCGACCTGGCGCGCGCTGCGCTGCTGACGTTGGCGGTGGTGATCTTCCAGGCGCTGCTGGGCATGTGGACGGTGACCCTGCTGCTCAAGCCGATCGTGGTGATGGGTCATCTGCTGGGCGGCATGCTGATGTTCGGCCTGCTGGTGTGGATGGCCTGGCGTGCCACGCACATGCCGATCACCCTGGCCGAGGCGCCGAAGCTGAAGTGGCTGCTGCGCATTGGCGTGGCGGTGCTGGTCACCCAGATCGCGCTGGGTGGCTGGGTCAGCGCCAACTACGCGGCGCTGGCGTGCGGCGGCGGCAGCGCCTCGCTGGACAACTTCCCGCGCTGTGCCAACCAGTGGTGGCCGCAGCACAACTTCGCCGAGGGCTTCACCCTGTGGCGCGGTATCGGCGTGGACTACGAAGGCGGCGTGCTCGACGGTGCCTCGCGCATCGCCATCCAGATGGCCCATCGCCTGTTTGCCATCGTCGTTGCCGTTTACCTGCTGTGGCTGGGCCTGCGCCTGTTCCGGCTGCCGAGCATGCGCGGCTGGGCTTCGGCCCTGGTCGCGCTGCTGGTGCTGCAGGTCACCCTCGGCATCCTCAACGTGAAGCTGGCGCTGCCGCTGGAAGTGGCAGTGGCGCACAACGGCGTTGCCGTTGCCCTGTTGTTTGTATTGGTCAGCCTGCTGGCCCGCCTGCGTGCCCCGGACTGATCCCATGTTTTCCAACTATCGCCAGTACTGGGACCTGACCAAGCCCAAGGTCGTCGCCCTTATCGTCTTCACCGCCCTGGTCGGCATGGTCCTGGCCATTCCCGGCGTGCCCAGCTGGGAGCAGGTGCGTGCCGGCCTGCTCGGCTTCCTCGGCATCTGGCTTGCCGCGTCCGCCGCTGCAGCCATCAACCAGCTGCTGGATGCGCACATCGACGCGCAGATGGCGCGCACCTCGTGGCGTCCGCTGGTGGTGGGCAAGGTCAAGCCGTGGCAGGTGCTGGTGTTCGCCGGCGTGCTGATCGTGCTGTCGATGGCGATCCTGGTGCTGTGGGTGAACTGGATCACCGCGGTGCTGACCTTCGCCTCGCTGATCGGTTATGCGGTGATCTACACCGTCTACCTGAAACGTGCGACCTCGCAGAACATCGTCATCGGTGGTCTGGCCGGTGCGATGCCGCCGATGCTGGGGTGGGCGGCGGTGACCGGCATGCAGGGGCAGTCGGACTGGGCGTACTCGTCGCTGCTGGTGCTGATCATCTTCATCTGGACGCCGCCGCACTTCTGGGCGCTGGCGATCTTCCGTCGCGAGGATTACGCCAAGGCGGAAATCCCGATGCTGCCGGTCACCCATGGCGTGGTGCACACGCGCAAGCAGATCATGGCGTA
This region includes:
- the putA gene encoding bifunctional proline dehydrogenase/L-glutamate gamma-semialdehyde dehydrogenase PutA, giving the protein MNAPSSPIAASDAPRHSALLSPELPASPNPFRQAITDGWLKDEASHVRELLAQARLPADEQAKVQALAADLVARVRVRAKDQGAIEAFMRQYDLGSEEGVLLMCVAEALLRIPDQETADKLIRDKLADADWEKHLGGSDSVLVNASTWGLMLTGKLVQMNDATRADAPSAFKRLVGRVGEPVVRLAVRQAMKIMGHQFVMGRTIGEALARSHKGDSASYRYSFDMLGEGALTMKDALRYLEDYRRAIHAIGGDHKARGGRADSDVNNAPGISIKLSALYPRYEHAKRARVLKDLVPGVLELAQLAKSYGIGCTVDAEESDRLELSLDIIEQVFCDASLAGWDGFGVVVQAYQKRTPYTIDHLADMARRAGRRLQVRLVKGAYWDAEIKRAQIEGYAGYPVFTRKQNTDVSYLACAKRLFTHADAIYPMFATHNAHTIAAVRSIANGGVYEHQKLHGMGDDLYAEVVPADRLGLPCRVYAPVGSHEDLLPYLVRRLLENGANSSFVNRITDERVPIADLVRDPVEMVSSFESIPHPKIPLPVDLLRSQNHDRKNSMGANLANDNELRALAEQLNAAVKPWQAAPLVPGANPTGASLPVTNPADTREVVGQWQAADAATVQKALANAVAAQPAWNRTPAASRAAILEHAADQLEARMPEFMALCVKEAGKSLPDGIAEVREAVDFLRYYAKQAREQFSHAEKLPSPTGESNELQLHGRGVFVCISPWNFPLAIFLGQVAAALAAGNSVIAKPAEQTNLIGYYAVKLLHDAGVPADVVQYLPGDGATVGATLTADPRVAGVAFTGSTDTARAINRAMAARDAAIGVLIAETGGQNAFIADSSALPEQLVKDAIGSAFTSAGQRCSAARVLFVQDDIADKVMTMLAGAMKELKVGNPGLLSTDVGPVIDADALKILQDHAVRMDREARLIAAAELSAEAANGTFFAPRAYELKDLGQLQKEIFGPVLHVIRWKGDQLDAVIDQINATGYGLTLGVHSRIDETVDRISNGVHVGNVYVNRNQIGAVVGVQPFGGQGLSGTGPKAGGPHYLLRFATEKTVTVNTTAAGGNASLLTLGD
- a CDS encoding SURF1 family protein, giving the protein MMRQHTRLIGWLMALLAMAGFTALGLWQLQRMQAKQALLDAQGPAVAQALPLAQALAAQGALHGVADHGRFLPGVVLLDNQTRHGRAGVKIYRPFRSDAGSLLLVDLGWRALPPDRRLPVVPAPPSPVAVRGLLAPPPSSGLALGPAFTTTDVAGRWLASRLPADGLAAALGLPSLPERVLRLDPALPFGDERDLDLLPNTLPPQRHLGYAVQWFGLALTVLVVALVLEWRRRRSVAR
- a CDS encoding cytochrome c oxidase subunit 3 encodes the protein MAQTPTDANVYFVPAQSKWPFVGSIAMMVTMVGVASWLNDASWGRWTFYIGVAMLVLTLFWWFSDVVRESQAGNYNRQVDGSFRMGMVWFIFSEVMFFGAFFGALFYTRHLGLSWLSGEGRGVMTNELLWQGYSAGWPTNGPAAIGGAFQTIPAWGLPLINTLILLTSGVTLTIAHHALKAGNRRQLLIWLGLTVLLGLGFLTLQAEEYIHAYKELNLTLGSGIYGSTFFMLTGFHGAHVLLGTIMLIVMWLRSAKGHFTRDNHFGFEAAAWYWHFVDVVWLMLFLFVYVL
- the coxB gene encoding cytochrome c oxidase subunit II; amino-acid sequence: MKQSRGWGTKCVAMAAAMGALLSMPGTALAQAADPKPWQLNMGKGVTQTSRLAWESNNLSLIVCTVIGVIVFGAMAYAMFKFRKSKGAVAATFSHNTKAEVIWTVIPVIILVVMAWPATANLIKMYDTRDAEMTVKVTGYQWMWKYEYLGENVTFTSRLDRESDRMRQSGKVPTRESHPHYLLDVDNRLVLPVDTKVRFVITSDDVIHAWWVPALGWKQDAIPGFINEAWTSIEQPGVYRGQCAELCGKDHGFMPIVVEAVSKEEFKQWLAQRKPAPAPAAPAAPAEPTAPASETPAQPAAPAAAEAGNTPAAAASGA
- a CDS encoding COX15/CtaA family protein; translated protein: MSLSARPALHRNFHRLAWFAMIMTASTIMFGAFVRLSDAGLSCPDWPTCYGQATWPQHVEETIGHPAAEIRPLETHKAWREQVHRFLAGALGIEILTLALLATRKRRFGSTAVVTACVLVAAGIPLYMMGWHGTASALALVGEAILLIAALRWSNIDLARAALLTLAVVIFQALLGMWTVTLLLKPIVVMGHLLGGMLMFGLLVWMAWRATHMPITLAEAPKLKWLLRIGVAVLVTQIALGGWVSANYAALACGGGSASLDNFPRCANQWWPQHNFAEGFTLWRGIGVDYEGGVLDGASRIAIQMAHRLFAIVVAVYLLWLGLRLFRLPSMRGWASALVALLVLQVTLGILNVKLALPLEVAVAHNGVAVALLFVLVSLLARLRAPD
- a CDS encoding cytochrome c oxidase assembly protein, which produces MSETPATAPSRSAGLPRLIGVAVVVFLLTFSLVPLYRIACEKVFGVRLERGPGSEASTGAATGKRTVRVEFDGGVNSRLPWSFHPEQLTMDVVPGELNEALYFARNDSQQAVVGSAVPSVAPARASGFFSKTECFCFTAQTLQAGEKRDMPVRFIVDPDLPPEIRTITLSYTFYRNDALSDRLAPAATSEGAHAAP
- a CDS encoding twin transmembrane helix small protein, giving the protein MSDSLKTLLVIAFLIVIVWNLGAGLYYLLVDRGQTKRTVNALTRRIGVSVALIVLVIVSIYMGWIKPHGIGG
- a CDS encoding DUF2244 domain-containing protein, with the translated sequence MIEVLTAPDGSGTQLRLRPPRALDARQFVLLFAVLSGVMWLVSAFGWVAGNAFAPLFALLYSLLLAAALRALWRSGERQEEIRVVPACVEVIPVPGGSPVFRAHPHWVRLLTDDQRVRLASSGRQVEVGSFLAPAERQTLVETLEDLLAASDGGNRRR
- the cyoE gene encoding heme o synthase, which translates into the protein MFSNYRQYWDLTKPKVVALIVFTALVGMVLAIPGVPSWEQVRAGLLGFLGIWLAASAAAAINQLLDAHIDAQMARTSWRPLVVGKVKPWQVLVFAGVLIVLSMAILVLWVNWITAVLTFASLIGYAVIYTVYLKRATSQNIVIGGLAGAMPPMLGWAAVTGMQGQSDWAYSSLLVLIIFIWTPPHFWALAIFRREDYAKAEIPMLPVTHGVVHTRKQIMAYSVVLALVCLLPYLVGMSGAFYLGGAIVLNAVFLWYAWRMLNPPDELFSMKMFSYSIVYLMALFAFLLVDHWILPWL
- the ctaD gene encoding cytochrome c oxidase subunit I codes for the protein MAHSAVGHDDHHHPQSFFERWFFSTNHKDIGTLYLGFSFIMFVIGAFMSVLIRLELAQPGIQYIRPEIFNQLTTVHALVMIFGGVMPAFVGLANWMIPLQIGAPDMALPRMNNWSFWLLPVAFSLLLLTFLLPGGAPAGGWTLYPPLSLQGGYNVAFTVFAIHVAGISSIMGAINIIATVLNMRAPGIDLLKMPIFCWAWLITAFLLIAVMPVLAGAVTMLLTDKFFGTSFFNAAGGGDPVMFQHIFWFFGHPEVYIMILPAFGVVSEIIPTFSRKPLFGYQAMVYATAAIAFLSFIVWAHHMFTVGMPLGGEIYFMFATMLISIPTGVKVFNWVSTMWRGSLTFEAPMLWSVAFVILFTIGGFSGLMLAIVAADFQYHDTYFVVAHFHYVLVTGAVFALIAAVYYWWPKWTGRMYSEKWAKVHFWWSIVFVNLLFFPQHFLGLAGMPRRIPDYSVAFADWNLISSIGAFGMFATPFMMAAILLSSLRNGEKAEARSWEGARGLEWTLPSPAPAHTFTTPPTIRPGDLAHDDIGH